The Xanthobacter flavus genome includes a window with the following:
- a CDS encoding nonribosomal peptide synthetase MxaA → MDLYAPRAFGYYIGDTISLEAVVTLDAGWHLDESALPRPRSVTYWLDLKRLDMKPETAPDGTPRYRLTLTYQTFYSPLEPRALTIPAVLLAARREDAGTGDARQTLTIPAWTFVSSPLRELVASQRGNPMALQPDIRPRPYPLAPDARLAGAAAIVAAASLIVFAAASGWGPFAGHSRPFAAALRHMRRLPDLDAPLGYEDALQLLHRAFDAAAGHRLFGEDVSAFLAERPALGGEAREIDRFFTASRIAFFGDDPEGAMALFPPAALLDLARRLSAIERRGGTRPSGAREEAA, encoded by the coding sequence GTGGATCTCTATGCGCCGCGCGCCTTCGGCTATTACATCGGCGATACCATCTCGCTGGAGGCGGTCGTCACCCTCGATGCCGGCTGGCATCTGGATGAAAGCGCCCTGCCCCGCCCGCGCTCGGTCACCTACTGGCTGGACCTCAAGCGCCTCGACATGAAACCGGAGACCGCGCCGGACGGCACCCCGCGCTATCGCCTCACCCTCACCTACCAGACCTTCTATTCTCCGCTGGAGCCGCGCGCGCTGACCATTCCCGCCGTGCTGCTCGCCGCGCGCAGGGAAGACGCAGGCACGGGCGACGCGCGCCAGACGCTGACCATTCCCGCCTGGACCTTCGTCTCCTCGCCCCTGCGCGAGCTGGTCGCCAGCCAGCGGGGAAATCCCATGGCGCTCCAGCCGGACATCCGCCCGCGCCCCTACCCCCTCGCGCCCGATGCACGGCTCGCAGGGGCGGCGGCCATCGTCGCGGCCGCGAGCCTCATCGTGTTCGCGGCGGCCTCGGGATGGGGACCGTTCGCCGGCCACAGCCGCCCCTTCGCCGCCGCCCTGCGCCACATGCGTCGGCTTCCCGACCTCGACGCGCCGCTCGGCTACGAAGATGCCCTGCAACTCCTCCACCGCGCTTTCGACGCGGCGGCCGGACACCGGCTGTTTGGCGAGGATGTGTCCGCGTTCCTCGCCGAGCGGCCCGCCCTCGGTGGCGAGGCCCGGGAAATCGACCGCTTCTTCACCGCCTCCCGCATCGCCTTCTTCGGCGATGATCCGGAAGGAGCCATGGCCCTGTTCCCGCCCGCAGCATTGCTGGACCTCGCCCGGCGGCTCTCTGCCATCGAGCGGCGCGGCGGCACGCGGCCGAGCGGCGCGCGAGAGGAAGCGGCGTGA
- a CDS encoding vWA domain-containing protein, translating to MFSLDVDHPALLFLLALALLPLAALPLRGSVLPAVALVPADGLSIAVSLGIRLAGALAIAALVLGLAGLNLKAREIERIGSGANLMLLIDRSASMDNTFADRAPGAGEESKSAAAKRLLTEFLVRRPRDRIGIAAFSTSPIPVMPLTDHHEAVAAAVAAIDRPGLALTDVGRGLALALDSFDATAGLGGARAVLLVSDGAAVIDPRVQAALRDSLKRAPVRLYWLFLRTVGSPGIFDKPRVPGEDTPQAMPERHLNLFLASLGVPYRAFEAGSPEAVANAIAEIDRQESQPIAYLERIPRRDFARLCYAIAAAASALLLAARLAERGLGARRNTASGLPGIETRRAA from the coding sequence ATGTTCAGCCTCGACGTGGACCATCCCGCGCTCCTCTTCCTGCTGGCGCTGGCCCTCCTCCCGCTCGCGGCCCTCCCCCTGCGCGGCTCTGTGCTGCCGGCGGTGGCGCTGGTGCCGGCCGACGGGCTTTCCATCGCCGTCTCCCTCGGCATCCGGCTCGCGGGAGCGCTGGCCATCGCCGCGCTGGTGCTGGGCCTCGCCGGCCTGAACCTGAAGGCGCGGGAGATCGAGCGCATCGGCTCCGGCGCCAATCTGATGCTGCTCATCGATCGCTCCGCCAGCATGGACAACACCTTCGCCGACCGGGCGCCCGGTGCCGGCGAGGAATCGAAATCCGCCGCCGCCAAGCGCCTGCTCACGGAATTTCTGGTCCGCCGCCCGCGCGACCGCATCGGCATCGCCGCCTTCTCCACATCGCCCATCCCGGTGATGCCGCTGACCGACCATCACGAGGCGGTCGCCGCGGCGGTGGCGGCCATCGACCGGCCGGGCCTTGCCCTGACCGACGTGGGGCGGGGCCTCGCTCTCGCCCTCGACAGCTTCGACGCGACGGCCGGTTTGGGCGGCGCACGCGCGGTGCTGCTGGTGTCGGACGGCGCCGCCGTCATCGATCCACGCGTCCAGGCCGCGCTGCGCGATTCCCTGAAGCGCGCGCCGGTCCGGCTGTACTGGCTGTTCCTGCGCACGGTCGGCTCGCCCGGCATCTTCGACAAGCCGCGCGTGCCCGGCGAGGACACGCCGCAGGCCATGCCGGAGCGCCACCTCAACCTGTTCCTCGCCAGCCTCGGCGTGCCCTACCGCGCTTTCGAGGCCGGAAGTCCGGAAGCCGTGGCGAACGCCATTGCCGAGATCGACCGGCAGGAGAGCCAGCCCATCGCCTATCTGGAGCGCATTCCGCGCCGCGACTTCGCCCGCCTCTGCTACGCCATCGCCGCGGCTGCCTCCGCGCTCCTCTTGGCCGCGCGCCTCGCCGAGCGCGGCCTTGGTGCCCGACGGAACACTGCCTCCGGCCTCCCCGGCATCGAAACCCGGAGGGCGGCATGA
- a CDS encoding vWA domain-containing protein — protein sequence MRPNLRTLALAATCVLALAATIAPHLSKTTDAYRLLAVVDITGSMNVRDYSFEGRPSSRLDTVKRALGALAARLPCGSRMGLGMFTERRTFLLFEPVEVCADFAPLDGAIGALDWRMAWEGDSYIASGLYSAIDLAGPLDADLLFFTDGQEAPPLPASGAPAFSGAPGKVRGLIVGVGGETPAPIPKFDRDGREIGFYAMTDVPQENRHGLPPTGSEQREGWHPRNAPWGAEDATGQEHLSAVRTDHLKDLAAATGLTYAPLADAARLSAAIKASARPRPVEGTLDTAPLPATLALLLLAALYLAQLWHRRPDFPRNRRISPS from the coding sequence ATGCGGCCGAACCTGCGTACCCTCGCCCTCGCAGCGACCTGCGTGCTGGCCCTTGCGGCCACCATCGCGCCGCACCTCTCCAAGACGACCGACGCTTACCGGCTGCTGGCGGTCGTAGACATCACCGGATCCATGAACGTGCGGGACTACAGCTTCGAGGGCCGCCCGTCGTCGCGGCTCGACACGGTGAAGCGCGCCCTTGGCGCGCTGGCGGCCCGGCTGCCCTGCGGCTCGCGCATGGGGCTTGGCATGTTCACCGAGCGGCGCACCTTTCTGCTGTTCGAGCCGGTGGAGGTCTGCGCCGATTTCGCCCCGCTGGACGGCGCCATCGGCGCACTCGACTGGCGGATGGCGTGGGAGGGCGACAGCTATATCGCGTCCGGCCTCTATTCCGCCATCGACCTCGCCGGGCCGCTTGACGCCGATCTCCTCTTCTTCACCGACGGACAGGAGGCACCGCCGCTGCCGGCCTCGGGCGCGCCAGCCTTTTCCGGTGCGCCGGGTAAGGTGCGCGGCCTTATCGTCGGGGTCGGCGGCGAGACGCCCGCGCCCATCCCCAAGTTCGACCGGGATGGTCGGGAAATCGGCTTCTACGCCATGACCGACGTGCCGCAGGAGAACCGCCACGGCCTGCCGCCCACCGGCTCCGAGCAGCGCGAGGGCTGGCACCCGCGCAACGCCCCCTGGGGCGCGGAGGACGCCACAGGGCAGGAGCATCTCAGCGCGGTGCGCACCGACCATCTCAAGGACCTCGCCGCCGCAACGGGCCTTACCTACGCGCCGCTGGCCGATGCCGCGCGCCTCTCCGCAGCAATTAAGGCATCGGCCCGCCCCCGGCCGGTCGAAGGCACGCTCGACACCGCCCCGCTGCCGGCCACCCTCGCCCTGCTTCTGCTCGCAGCCCTTTATCTGGCGCAGCTGTGGCACCGACGCCCCGATTTTCCGCGTAACCGAAGGATTTCCCCGTCATGA
- a CDS encoding SRPBCC family protein yields MIFAALCRHAVLPALGLLLALAAPAQAHGPTPQKAEAKAAVAAAPDAVWKIAGDFAGIGAWHPMVKAVKAKGGNAAGAERVLVLEKGEITDGLDDVDTAQRSLSWRLNTENVEAMPVSFYTITLSVSDAGGGKSEVVMAGRFYRGDTSNFPPDELNDEAAVAAMTAFFEAGVNGLKAKAEGK; encoded by the coding sequence ATGATCTTTGCCGCTCTCTGCCGCCACGCGGTGCTGCCTGCCCTCGGCCTCCTGCTCGCGCTCGCCGCTCCCGCGCAGGCGCACGGGCCGACCCCGCAGAAGGCCGAGGCCAAGGCCGCCGTGGCGGCCGCTCCCGACGCGGTGTGGAAGATCGCTGGGGATTTCGCCGGCATCGGCGCCTGGCATCCCATGGTGAAGGCGGTGAAGGCCAAGGGCGGCAATGCCGCCGGTGCGGAGCGCGTGCTGGTGCTGGAGAAGGGCGAGATCACCGACGGGCTCGATGACGTGGACACCGCCCAGCGCAGCCTGTCGTGGCGCCTCAACACCGAGAATGTGGAGGCCATGCCGGTGAGCTTCTACACCATCACCCTCAGCGTGAGCGACGCCGGCGGGGGCAAGAGCGAGGTGGTGATGGCCGGCCGCTTCTATCGCGGCGATACCTCGAACTTCCCGCCCGACGAGCTCAACGACGAGGCCGCCGTCGCGGCAATGACCGCCTTCTTCGAGGCGGGGGTCAACGGGCTGAAGGCGAAGGCGGAGGGCAAATGA